The proteins below are encoded in one region of Gambusia affinis linkage group LG07, SWU_Gaff_1.0, whole genome shotgun sequence:
- the LOC122834626 gene encoding RNA-binding protein 15-like, with protein sequence MKGKERSPVKKRTRGPDDGRDRGGSYPSSKKTTALSASNGSAQSGASSRRGLPCDKRDMRDSEGHGSSSRIGSGYDYGSSSGNKSHGGADIAAETSRSGSRGEPRPPLAPGSEYKTLKISELGSELNDEEIEDGLFHEFKKFGEVSVKICRENQERVAFVNFRRPEDARAAKHARGKLVLYDRPLKIETVYINRRTSRSPVSKDSFSSGHRHLHSQRPQSPPGPGYRDYRLQQLALGRLPAPPPPPPLPPHLRDLERDRDFPLYEGRSRPPFIPECYREEELLSPEDDQRANRTLFLGNLESGLTENDIRRAFERFGLITEVDIKRTVRGQNNTYGFIKFENLDMAHRAKVAMSGKVVGHSPIKIGYGKPTPTTRLWVGGLGPWVPVTALAKEFDRFGTIRTIAYRKGDSWAYIQYESLDAAHAAWTHMRGFPLGGPDRRLRVDFAETENRFPQQQFVQLPLPIPHFDLVQEPFSHRLAEPMRVRDRTPPLPGRFRERDPYSSAEWVGLNAHDRMRGPGFDPIDRLERRWSVERELQGRDVGPKRRHLDDGWRVERSPDNGDFGLRRHGGSLEHSPGGSSRDGGRYSDPERLPRSGGTTPAKERQNNHNSSLVEKRKRTRSPPQPEPKRKAGDASKSPAKKEQRPDNPASSSSPSKQPGSGGPRLSQAWEGVLLLKNSTFPASLHLLDGDMRMATSLLVEGPTGGKVTQLKISQRLRLDQPKLDEVARRIKAAGSSGHAVLLALPGKSEDANSSVERPLKNLVSYLKQKEAAGIISLPVGGGRDKEHSGVLHAFPPCEFSLQFVDASAKAFAKSEEDYLVIIIIKGAS encoded by the coding sequence atgaaaggaaaggaGCGATCACCGGTGAAAAAACGCACCCGTGGGCCCGACGATGGCAGAGACCGAGGAGGAAGCTATCCGAGCAGCAAGAAGACCACAGCTCTCTCAGCCAGCAACGGCTCCGCTCAGAGCGGCGCTTCCTCCAGAAGAGGTTTACCCTGCGACAAAAGAGACATGAGGGACTCAGAAGGACACGGCTCATCCAGTCGGATCGGTAGCGGCTACGACTACGGGTCTTCCTCCGGGAACAAGTCGCATGGTGGCGCTGATATCGCCGCGGAAACATCCAGGTCCGGTTCACGCGGCGAGCCGCGGCCTCCGTTGGCCCCAGGAAGTGAGTACAAGACGCTGAAAATAAGCGAGCTGGGCTCCGAGCTGAACGACGAGGAGATAGAGGACGGGTTGTTTCACGAGTTTAAGAAGTTCGGAGAGGTGAGCGTGAAAATATGCCGTGAAAACCAAGAGAGGGTGGCGTTCGTAAACTTTCGGAGGCCCGAAGACGCCCGGGCGGCCAAGCATGCCCGGGGGAAGTTGGTGCTGTACGACCGGCCTCTGAAGATAGAGACCGTGTACATTAATCGGCGTACGAGCCGCTCCCCGGTTAGCAAAGACAGTTTTTCCTCTGGACACAGGCACCTCCACTCCCAGAGACCCCAGTCTCCCCCGGGCCCGGGTTACAGGGACTATCGGTTACAGCAGCTGGCTCTTGGTCGActccctgctcctcctcctccgcctcctctaCCTCCCCATCTCAGAGACCttgaaagagacagagacttCCCGCTGTATGAAGGCCGCAGCAGGCCTCCGTTCATCCCTGAATGTTACCGTGAGGAGGAACTACTCAGCCCCGAGGACGACCAGAGGGCGAACAGGACGTTGTTTCTGGGCAACCTGGAGTCCGGATTGACCGAGAATGACATCAGGAGAGCGTTTGAAAGGTTCGGGCTGATTACAGAGGTGGACATAAAGCGGACTGTCAGAGGGCAGAACAACACATATGGATTCATCAAGTTTGAGAACCTGGACATGGCTCATCGAGCCAAAGTGGCCATGTCGGGGAAGGTGGTGGGTCACAGTCCCATCAAGATTGGGTATGGTAAACCTACACCCACAACCAGACTGTGGGTGGGGGGACTGGGCCCCTGGGTTCCAGTGACTGCACTGGCTAAAGAGTTTGACCGCTTTGGCACCATCAGGACTATAGCCTACAGGAAAGGCGACTCGTGGGCTTACATCCAGTACGAAAGCCTTGACGCCGCTCATGCTGCCTGGACCCACATGAGGGGTTTCCCTCTTGGCGGCCCTGACCGGAGACTCAGAGTGGACTTTGCAGAGACAGAGAACCGCTTCccgcagcagcagtttgtgcAGCTCCCTCTCCCCATACCCCACTTTGACTTAGTCCAGGAGCCGTTTTCTCATCGCCTGGCCGAGCCGATGAGAGTGAGAGACCGCACCCCTCCGCTTCCTGGCCGCTTTAGGGAGCGGGATCCGTATTCTTCTGCTGAGTGGGTTGGCCTGAATGCCCACGACAGGATGAGAGGACCAGGCTTTGACCCCATTGATCGTCTGGAGCGGCGCTGGTCGGTGGAGCGCGAGCTGCAGGGCAGAGATGTCGGCCCCAAAAGGAGACATTTAGACGACGGCTGGAGAGTGGAGCGCTCCCCTGACAACGGGGACTTTGGTCTGCGCCGTCATGGCGGCTCATTGGAACACAGCCCCGGGGGAAGCAGCCGGGACGGGGGGCGCTACAGTGACCCCGAGCGCCTCCCTCGCTCTGGCGGAACCACCCCGGCCAAAGAGCGGCAGAACAACCACAACTCTAGCTTGGTGGAAAAACGAAAAAGAACACGCAGCCCCCCTCAGCCAGAGCCCAAACGCAAAGCTGGAGACGCATCCAAGAGCCCGGCGAAGAAGGAACAGCGGCCAGACAATCCGGCCTCAAGCTCCTCCCCGTCCAAGCAGCCGGGCTCTGGCGGGCCGAGGCTGAGCCAGGCCTGGGAGGGCGTCCTGCTGCTGAAGAACAGCACCTTCCCCGCCTCCCTGCACCTGCTGGACGGAGACATGCGGATGGCCACCAGCCTGCTGGTGGAGGGCCCCACCGGCGGGAAGGTGACCCAGCTGAAGATCAGCCAGCGCCTCCGCCTGGACCAGCCCAAGCTGGACGAGGTCGCCCGCCGCATCAAGGCCGCCGGCTCCAGCGGCCACGCCGTCCTCCTGGCCTTGCCGGGGAAATCCGAGGACGCCAACAGCTCCGTGGAGAGGCCGCTGAAGAACCTGGTGTCCTACCTCAAGCAGAAGGAGGCGGCGGGGATCATCAGCCTCCCGGTGGGGGGCGGCCGCGACAAGGAGCACAGTGGAGTCCTGCACGCTTTCCCTCCGTGTGAGTTCTCCCTGCAGTTCGTGGATGCCTCTGCCAAAGCCTTTGCCAAATCAGAGGAAGACTACCTGGTGATCATCATAATTAAAGGAGCCTCATAA